CCGCCGTGGCGAACACCCGTCCGATGGCGCCGCCGCGGACCAACACGATGCCGATGATGAAGAGGAAGACGACGAGCTCCGAGGTCGCCGCGTTCGAGGTGACAGCCAGCGTGATCTGCTGTGCCAGTCCGATGAGCAGTCCGCCGCCCAGGGCAGCGGGCAGCGACGTGAACGCGCCGACGGCGGCCGCCCCCAGAGCGAGCAGGAGGAGCTGCGGCCCGAGGACGGCCGCGGCAGAGGCCCCGTTCGAGCCGAACGAGGGGCTCTGGAGGATGGCGGCGACCGCAGACAGGCCGCCGGCGATGGCCCAGGTGATGGCCGAGACCCGGGTGGCGGACACGCCCGACAGCCGCGCTGCGTCCGGGTTGGACGCGGCCGCCCGGATCATGGTGCCGAGGAGGGTGAACCGGAGGAAGACGGCCAGGCCGGCCACGATGAGCGGAGCCAGGACCAGCACCATGATGTCGGCCCCGCTGAGAATCACGCCGCCCACGTGCACACTGGCGTGGAACGGCAGTGGGTAGCCGGTATAGACCGCCTTCGAGCCGTTGGGACCGAGGGCCGGGATCAGGGCCAGGGCCAGCAGGACCTGGGTGACCCCGACGGTCACCAGCAGCAGCGAGACCGCAGACGCCGATCGGGCCCGCAGGGGCCGCACGACCCAGCGCTCGACGCCCACTCCGACGGCGATCCCGACGGGCACGCATACCGCGAATGCGACCCACCAGCTCCAGCCCCAGTCGATGACGAACTTGGCTAGCAGCTGGGCGGACAAGGCGCCCAGCTGGGCGTGAGCCAGGTTCAGGAACCGGTTCGACTTGTAGACCAGAACGATGCCCACGGCCAGCAGCCCGGTCAGCGTCCCGTTGATCAAGCCGAGTACGAGGGTGCCGGAGGTCATCGTCGTCTCCTAGCCATCAGAAGGAAGGCGAGAAGCTCGGGCTGTCCAGCTGCCAGCAGCGGCAGGAGGTGTGGTAAGTGACGGCCCGCCAGAACTCGCCTCCCCACGTCGTGCCCGGAGCCGAGAAGTTGTTGGGCCCATAGGGGAAGGAGAACGGCACCGGGCCGGCCCGCTGCAGCCCGGCCGCCACCTGGCCCGGGGCCACGCTGGGAGCGTGGTCGACCGCGGCGGCGAACATCCACGCCGTGTCGCAGACCGCCCCCGAGAACTGGTCCGTCGAGGCGATGGCGCCGGGCTGGCCGTGGCTCGTCATGATCTGGTCGCACTGGACGGTGGTCGGGTCCTCCTTGAACCCGGGCGTGGTCTGTGCCCCGTACTGCTCGGGCGTGATGGCCAGGGCGTTGTCGAAGTTGTTCGGGTCGGGAGCGAACGCCGGGTTGCCCGAGATGGCGACACTTCCGTCATCCGGGATCGTCCACTGGGGCCTGAAGCCCTGCGCCTGGGACTGCTTGGTGATGTTCTGCATGTCCTCGAGGTCGTTGTCGATCGTGGCTGTCGTGACCCCGTCCTTCTTGAACTGGACCACACCCGCTTCGATCGCACCCGGCGAGGCGAAGGCGGAGGGACAGCCGAGGTCATAACGATCGATGGCGCTCGAAGGAAGCCCGGCGGCCTGGAGGTCAGCGAGCATCGCCTGGTTCACCTCGGGCTGGCAGTCCTTGTAGAAGATCCCGAGCTTCTTGAAGCCATGGCCGGGGTCGAACATGTTGAACTGCTTCGAAGCGAAGGCCCAGTTGCGGTACACGACCTGGAGCGCCCCGTCCCCGCTGAAGTAGTACGGGTAGTAGTGCTGGACGTCGGCCTGGGAGAGCTCGAGGTCCTCGAACACCGGGATGTGGGCCTGGAGCAGGCAGGTGTCCGGGCTCTGGGGCAGGAAGCCGAATAGAACAGCGAAGTCCTTGTGCTGGATGAAGGCAAGGCACGCGCTCTGGGCGCTGGAGGGGTTGAACTCGTTGTTGGTCTGGAAATCGGGGACCATCTTCTGGCACGCCGCCCCGCCGGACTTGTTGATCGCGTCGAACATGGCGTTCCACATGCCCTGCTGCTGGCTGGGTGTGGGAGCCCCGAACACGTTGTTGAGCCCGCCGCTGTCGACCAGGACCACGCCCACGTTCATGGTCTTCTGTGGGCCAGAGCATCCCGCCAGAGACCCTCCGGGTGTGCCAGGCAGCCCGCCTCCGGCGGTCGCGCCGCTGCCCCCTGCGGGTCCACCTGCTGCTCCTGTCGCGCCTGCGGACCCTGGGCCTGCGGTAGCTGTGGTGGCAGCGGTGCCAGTGGTTGCAGACGCGCCCGCCGGTTCCCCGGTGGCGTTGGTGCCTCGGGCCCCGCTCCCGAATCCCGCCCCGAGGTTGGTGGAGGGCCCCCCACTGGCCAGGGGGACGGCCATCCATGCGACGAGGGCCAGGGCCGTGGCCATGGCGCCGACTGCGGCGGCCTGCTTGCCGGGCGATGCCCGTCGCCACCACAGTCGGAACTCGAGAAACGGAGTCGTGGCCGTCGCTCCATCCATGGCTGTCATGCCCTCCCCTTGCTTGGCCGCGCGCTGTTGTCGCGCTGGATCTGCAGGGCCCTGATCATTTGGAGACCGGCCCTTCCCACAGCCGCCACATCGCCACCGAGGCTGCGGGACCTTGCGCCACCGAGCCCCTCAGGCAGCTGCCATCGGCTGCTACCCAACTGGCGGGGGCCGGAGCCTGCACCGCCTCTGACATGACAGGCAGCCCGGCGGCAGCTGGGTGGCGACGCAACGTGGCGGCGAACGCAGCTGGCGAGGGGCACGCGCCAGCTGCGTCGAGTGCTCTGGCGACGAACGACGTCTGCGACCAGGCGCCAGCCGACTCCAGCGACGACCACACCGGCGCGTCCGCACTCTCCGTGCCGCCGTCGAGCCACATGACGCCAGCGGTCGGTGGACTGGGCGCCTGACGCGCCGCGGTGAGCCCGGCGACCGTGTACGAGGCGACGGTGGCGGCGCTCGAGCCCCGTGTGGGCCCGCCCGTTCCGATCGCCACCAGCTGCACCGGCTTGAGGACGCTCAGGACCTGGGCCACCCAGGAGGCAAAAGCCGGCGCACCACCCGGCGCGGTGAGCTGGGGCACCAGGACCAGCTGGAGCAGGACGCCGCGCTGAACGAGGTCACCGACGGTGCCTGCCAGTGACGGGGGCACCGGTGTTCCTTGTACCAGCCCCACCGGCACGGTTGGACTCCTCCCTCCCATCTCGGCCGAGAGCACGGGGCCCCAGCTGGCATTCGGGGCTCCCGATGCCGCGACCGGGACGTCGAGGTACATCCACTGCCTGGGCACCTGTGCCGGTCCCGCACCGGCTTGGCCGGCAGACCCGCCGCCGGGGACTGATCCGGCGGGGACCGGGCCGGAGCCTCCGGCGAGAAGCTGTCCGCACAGCGCGGTGAGCTGGGCAGCGAGGCCGTCGGCCGGAGTGCTCGTGGAGGGAAACGACACCGGGCAGGTCGAGCTCGGTGTCGTCGGACCGGGTGCGGCAATCGGACCAGGCCCGCTCGGCGCACTGGCGGAGTCGGGCGAGGCGCCTGCGCCCGTTCCGCTGTCGCCCGAGGGCGAGCTCAGGCTGTTGTCAGGTGCAAGGCCGGCGGCGCCAGCAGAGTCCGAGGAAGGAGTTGCCAGCATCGAGGCGTCCGACGCCAGCTGTGCCCCCTGGCCGCCGGGAGGTGCCGTGGCGTTGCCCGACTGACCTGTCGCGCTGGTCGGGAAGCCAGCTGCGACGTTGTTCAACAGGCCGCCCCCGGACGGGACCGCGATCCAGACGAGGAACGCAAACGTTCCGGTCGCTGCCGCGATCGCCCGGGACCGTGGGCCGTTCGATGCCTCCCGCCACCAGACGCGAAAGGCCGTGAACGGCGCATCGAAACGCTTCATGCGTGACCCGTGCTCCCCAGCCTCGATTCGCTCCGATCGACGCGCTGCTTTCCCGCTACCAGGGTGTCGGACTGAGAACCATGGCTGCCGCCGGCCGCGGTCGTGCCATCGAGCAGGGGGATCACGACCAACCCCCGTCCGAGCGGGCCCCACGTTGCGGCGAGCTCTGTCTAACTTTCTTGGCCCCCATACCCCAGCACTCCAAAGGTCCTTAATTTGACATCGGAGTCAACGCAATCCTACCAGGCTTCGGTAAATTTCGCCTTTGCCAGACAAGAACCCTACTCTCAAAATTTGAGAAATGCAATCTCCAACCCGTGCCGCTCGAGCCGGCTGCCGGCAGCTATGGCATCGGCAGCTCTCCCGACGATGGGCTCGGCGGGCCCGAGCGAACGGCTCGACCGATTGACTCCGGGGCGCACAGCCCTGTCACCGCCGCCCGCTCGCACGACCATGCCCGGCCCGCGAACGGCGGCATACTCATCCCGTCGACGTGCACGTCGATGCCGGTTCGGCAACGGTGCGGCAGGGGCGCGATTTCTTATCTGCCGAGCAGGAACTTCACGATGTCGGTGGCCGGGGGGAACGACTCGGTGATGCCCGAGCTGAAGTAGCCGGCATCGGTGACCATGGTGATGCCCGAGATCGCGGCGGCCGCATCGCTGCAAAGAAACACGAGGGCAGAGGCCTGCTCCGACGGCGTGGACGCCTCGACCCCGACCTCGCCGCGGTAGTCGGCACCGAATCCGAGCCACAGCTCCTTGTTCGCCTGCGCGAGGGGCGTGTCGGTCGGCCCGGGACAAATGGCGTTGATCCGTATCCCCTGCTTCAGCAGGGGATAAGCCTGCTGGGCGACGTAGGCGCAGATCGCCTGCTTGCTGAACATGTAGTCCGCCTTGCCGTGTTCGCCCACCCACGCCACGGCCGAGTCGAAGTCCGGCTTCGCCAGGAACTCGATGAGCTGTGGGAGGTTCGCCTCCCATCCGAGTCCGGCAGCCGAGGAGATGAACCCGATGGCCGAGCCCCGAGGCAGCAAGCCACCCGCCAGGAGACGGTCTATCAGGTGCCGGTGCCCGATGAAGTTGATCTTCTCGATATCCGGCGTCCCGTCAGCGACCCCTGCGCAGGAGAACAGGGTGTCGACCGGCCCACCGCACTCGTCGGCGGCGGCGTCGATGGACACGGGGTCGGCCAGGTTGAGATGTATGGCCTTGGCTCCGGGGAGGTTGACCTCGGCGAAGTCCATGACCACGACCTCGGCCCCGGCGTCCTGCAACAGCTTGGCGGTGGCTGCCCCCATCCCGCTCGCGCCCCCTACGACGAGGGCTCGCTTGCCGTCAT
This is a stretch of genomic DNA from Acidimicrobiales bacterium. It encodes these proteins:
- a CDS encoding SDR family oxidoreductase — its product is MSLFDAFRYDGKRALVVGGASGMGAATAKLLQDAGAEVVVMDFAEVNLPGAKAIHLNLADPVSIDAAADECGGPVDTLFSCAGVADGTPDIEKINFIGHRHLIDRLLAGGLLPRGSAIGFISSAAGLGWEANLPQLIEFLAKPDFDSAVAWVGEHGKADYMFSKQAICAYVAQQAYPLLKQGIRINAICPGPTDTPLAQANKELWLGFGADYRGEVGVEASTPSEQASALVFLCSDAAAAISGITMVTDAGYFSSGITESFPPATDIVKFLLGR